In Candidatus Brocadia sp., the sequence TGTGCGGAATAGCTAAGGGCATCTACCTCATCAAGGAAAAGAGTGCCTCCCTCAGCTTCCGCTATGAGTCCTTTTTCGGTGGTAGAGGCATCGGTAAAGGCGCCCTTTGCATGCCCGAAAAGCTCATTTTCAATAAGGTGGTCCGGCAGGGCACCACAATTAAGCGGGATAAACGGTTTTCCATGCCTTTGGCTATTGTAGTGGATTGACCTGGCAATAAGTTCTTTCCCGGTTCCTGTCTCCCCGTAAATTATGACCGTTGCATCAGACCAGGCAAGAGATGGGATTTTTTCAATTACATGAAGGAAGGGTTTCGATTGCCCAATCAGGTGTTCCCGGTGGGACATTTTTTTTAACACTTCAACCCTGGGAAAAGTACTTGTCTCATTCTCCCGCTTGACAAGCCGCAATATACGTGGAGCAAGATCTATTTCTTTGAAAGGATAAGAGATAAAGTCATCCAGCCCGCTTTCGAGGCATTGAAAAACACCCCGTGCAGTATTTTCCTTCTCACAGAAAAGACCTACGACAAAACTCTGTCCCCAATGTTTTCTTACATGAAGGAGAACCTCTATGAAGGATTCAATAGGCGAGGACCGAAGAAAAATGAGGCTGGGCGAAGGGTCTATAGGACCTGGTGGAAAGTGCGAAATGATTTGAATAGAAGTTTCTTTGTGAGGAAGGATATTCCCAATGAGTTTTGAAAATTGCCCAAGATTTCCTTCCGGAGAAGGAATTGGATTAAGATCTAAGATCAAAATATTGTTAAAGATCGTTTTTTTCTTCATCTTTAAAATAAAAAAGCCTTACTGCAAAGATATTTACTGAAACATCTTCGGCAGTAAGGCTGTCTTTTTCTGGACTAAGTCTGTCTTCTTTATTCCTACTTCCCTGTAAGTCTAAAGACCCTTTACTTTGCGTCCCCCAATCACTCAGGGTTTGCCTTTATCGCTTTGCTTTTTATTATTATTTTGAATAAATTATATTAAAACATCATTTATAATGTCAATCGGAATATCGTCATACTGAGTAAAGTCGAAGTGTGATTATAGGATATACCTGCTGGAAGTTCCTGCACTGTAAAATAGACACAAAAAAGAACAATGTCAACTACTTAATTTTTTATTGTTTAGATGCGTAGGCAAGTTCAAGCGTAACACGCCAATGTAACCTTTGTATTCCGAAGTTTCAAATTCTGGATTTATGGAGTTAAAACGTTTACTCAAAAATCCTTTAATACGCTCAGCCAAACCCTGTTATCGAATTCGTCTCTTCCGATTACAGGAAATTCTATGCCTGGCATGAGCCAGAATTCATGGCCAAGATTCCACCTGACACCGGGAAGTATACTTACCATCGTAGTATCACCATCTGTTCCTATATCTGAACTTCCGTTAAATTCAACAAAGAAGGTAAGATTCCCAAAATACGGTGTATCTTTTGATGTAACAGTTTTCGTTAGGGCAGTACCGTAGACGACCGTAGTATCCGGATCGTCGTCGTCTTTCCCTCCTATGGGTATATCAAGCCCGAAGAAGCCATGGAGTGCATAGCATTTGCCAAGATCTCTCCATAAACCAATGCCAGGACTTATCATGGTCAATCCACTTCCTAAACCTCGATCCTCGTCTCCTGTGGGCAGCGTTGTTTCCAAAAAAGATAACAGCGTTGTGTTGCGCGTTTCGAGAAGCATTATCCTGGTTATAAGCGAGGTATCACCGAAACCAAAGGATTCTTTTTTCAGTCCTGCCCTGATCAAAAAAGCGGAACGCAGGGCACCCTGCTGACCTGACAGTCCCCCAAAGAATCCGGAAAGCGCCCCGCCGAGCGGAATATACTTCGGATGAAACTCAAGTTTTTCAAAACGTGGATAGAGTTCTAAGATTGCGAAAATTGCTAAAAGAAAGGCAACCACCAGCTTTACGGCCGTAATGGTAAAGGTTTTTCCTGCAAGATGATATTCTGCAATGGGTTGAATATTCGCAAAATAGTTTAATAACAGTGCCCCGGCAATGGTCATAATTGAGGCAGGAATAGCAAACCTCAGTACTATCCTAAAATCCGCCATCTTACCAACGAGTGCCAGCTTAAAGATGTTGTTTGCCAGATGGACGATGGCAGTTGTTGCAATGGCAATTTCTACGGGGAAAAAGATCGCAAACGTCGGCATCAGAAGGGTGCCTAATCCAAAGCCGGAAAAGAGTGTTAAGGCAGAAACGACAAGGGCAACGGCACAGATAATCAGATAGACCATTTTTATGTCCTTCCCATTCTCAGAAACAATAAGACTCAAAAGAGGATTTACGATTTTCTTTTAGTTTCGAATCTAACATCGTAAATCTCAAATCCAAAATTACTTTATGTAACCCCATCCGGATATGATAAAAGCAAAGAGAACGGTCAGTACAAATTTTGGGACCAAACGCTGACGGTAGGTCTCAGGATTGGCCAACCGGGCTTCACGTATGGAGAAATAAATGCCCGTAACAACAAGCACTATTCCCACAGCAGAAACAACAGATATTGACAGAAGTGGCGCAGGCTGCGGAATAGATTTTGAACTTATCCCTAAAGCGGTCTTAATGCCCGGAGGATCTTTCAATGCACTAGGGAGAAAGCCTACCCACGAAACGAACTTTGCCAGCCCTTTCGCCATGTGTCCAGAAGAAACGATGACTGCTAAGGGAAGCGCCAGGAACCGCCATGACCTTATTACTACAAATGCATTATCGCTATTGAAAGCGGCCAAAATACCAAGCACAAACCATAATAGCAATGGATATATACCTATCATCCAGACACCCTCAACCCAACCTCCCAAAGAAGAGAGGCTAAAGTGTTCTGTAAAATGATCAGGAAGCCAGAGAAACATGGATTGAGCAGTTTTCCATTCACTGCATAACTCCCCGGTTACAAACCCGGAAACTGTCATGACAAAAATGGTGACAGGCCATGATGCCAACGGTTCGCGCGCGTTAGCCGGATGAAACGGACGACGCAAGACCAGCTGCATATTGTCAGGATTGCACGATTTTATGCACTGACCGCAGACAAGACAATCACGATTGCTGTTTAATTTCGGCGGATTCAACAGGCTTGGACAACTGCGTCCAGAGAGTTTAGTCCGGTTGCATGCCATGATGCAATCCTTGCCCGTGCACGCATTGCAAATCTGCCCCGATCCGGCGCGTACCGATAACATCCCGCCTCGTCCGTAAGTGCTTAACAAAAGTCCCACAGGACAGAATCCACGGCAAAAAGCACGGTCTTTTATAAAGAAACCAACCAGTCCTGCCGTCCCAACCAATCCCCATAGAAAAAATGAGGTATAAGCCGGAACGCGATGCAGGTGTGCACCGGCAACAAGCAATTGGATAAAAGCGTATATTCCAACGATCAATGCACCTGACCGTAACCACTTGCCAAGAACAAGTTGCTTGATTCCAAGCCTTCGCGCCAGTCGTTCGGTTCCATTGGCAACAAGTTCTAAAGGACATACCATACACCAGATACGCCCAAATAATACAGCCATCCATACCATAGAGGGCCACCACAGCCCCCAGATCATCAGATTAACAATATTCGTCTTTGCGTAAAGTTTATCATTCACCCCTTCCGGTGCAGAATGACCCCATCCAATAACTGCAAGGGAAATAAATACTGCAAGCATCATTGCCTGGAAAATATAAGGGAATCCTGGCCATAAGACCAACGACCGAATTGGCCGTATTTTTAGCACATCATATCCTTGATAATCAGAATTGTTTTTCATTTTTCCTTCACAACCTCGTCATATAATTCCTTCAACTTGACCTTTACCTCGTTGAGCAGTGCCATCCCGGCGTGAGTAATCCTGTAATATTTCCGCTGTTTGTGCCGGACAGTCCTGCATTTGCAGGTCAAAAGACCGGCTTCCTGCATCTTTGCCAACGTTGGATACAGCGTACCCGGACTAAGCCTGTATCCATGCCTTCCCAATTCCTCAATTAAACCAATACCAAAGACCTCCTCTTTTGAGGCATGGTAAAGGATATGCATTTTTATAAATGCGAGATGGATGTCTCGTAACATTGATTCATTAATATCGTTCATAGATATTGATTAATAATATCGATTATCGATATTAATATCAAATAAAAAAAGTCTTATCGCAGAAATGTTTATTCTCAACATCTTCTGCGATAGGACTTTTTTTCTAACGACATCCTGTATCTTTTGACTTTTCGATACACTTATTCTGAAACAACCTGGAAG encodes:
- a CDS encoding sigma-54-dependent Fis family transcriptional regulator — translated: MKKKTIFNNILILDLNPIPSPEGNLGQFSKLIGNILPHKETSIQIISHFPPGPIDPSPSLIFLRSSPIESFIEVLLHVRKHWGQSFVVGLFCEKENTARGVFQCLESGLDDFISYPFKEIDLAPRILRLVKRENETSTFPRVEVLKKMSHREHLIGQSKPFLHVIEKIPSLAWSDATVIIYGETGTGKELIARSIHYNSQRHGKPFIPLNCGALPDHLIENELFGHAKGAFTDASTTEKGLIAEAEGGTLFLDEVDALSYSAQIKLLRFLQDKEYRHLGSSKIRVANVRIIAATNSNLRSLIETKCFREDLYYRLNVLSLTLPPLRERVSDIPLLVAEFLSRYAKQNRRGLLHLSKGAVQKLIHYHWPGNVRELEGVIQRAVVLCTSSVLEPEDIDILSPCGQELLEVCSLREEKKAFSPFITASELLVADHSLQKVKIQAIS
- a CDS encoding PadR family transcriptional regulator, giving the protein MHILYHASKEEVFGIGLIEELGRHGYRLSPGTLYPTLAKMQEAGLLTCKCRTVRHKQRKYYRITHAGMALLNEVKVKLKELYDEVVKEK